Proteins encoded together in one Perognathus longimembris pacificus isolate PPM17 chromosome 8, ASM2315922v1, whole genome shotgun sequence window:
- the Fam166c gene encoding protein FAM166C, protein MASRGAGTLLTEFSTAYVSPALIPGYQGHVPTVAFSFGAPYGTTTLKYFQDHRNAAMKGGQGALDRGSCLPSFADHPAAALLSRPSTWERMYNVPAHARFNLDSERSAELTHFYHMAQQHRKYYRDKTGTVPLVPFFVLPVKERDRYPIPTDLPPLSPTNKWHLFRVSPDNLKTYQTFPSGKRVSPQERQRRDTYFEFRA, encoded by the exons ATGGCCTCCCGCGGCGCGGGCACACTGCTGACCGAGTTCAGCACCGCCTACGTGTCCCCTGCCCTGATACCTGG GTACCAAGGCCATGTCCCCACTGTGGCTTTCTCCTTCGGCGCCCCCTACGGCACCACCACCCTCAAGTACTTCCAGGATCACCGCAATGCAGCCATGAAGGGGGGCCAGGGGGCCCTCGACAGAGGGAGCTGCCTCCCCTCCTTCGCCGACCACCCCGCCGCCGCACTGCTTAGCCGCCCCAGCACCTGGGAGCGCATGTACAATGTGCCCGCCCATGCCCGCTTCAACCTGGACAGCGAACGCTCCGCCGAGCTGACTcacttctaccat ATGGCACAACAGCACCGGAAGTACTACCGAGACAAGACTGGCACGGTGCCTCTGGTCCCCTTCTTCGTGCTGCCTGTGAAGGAGCGAGATAGATACCCCATCCCCACAGACCT ACCTCCTCTGAGTCCGACAAATAAGTGGCACCTCTTTAGAGTCTCCCCTGACAACCTAAAGACTTACCAGACCTTTCCGTCGGGGAAGAGGGTGTCCCCGCAGGAGCGCCAGAGGAGGGACACCTACTTTGAGTTCAGAGCGTGA